A portion of the Streptomyces platensis genome contains these proteins:
- a CDS encoding styrene monooxygenase/indole monooxygenase family protein translates to MRKITIVGAGQAGLQLGIGLIDHGFDVTIVSNRTGDQIREGRVMSSQAMFGTALAHERNLGLDFWGDACPSIAGLGASIADGQGGRALSFDARLDATARSIDQRVKMPLWMGEFARRGGRLELCEAGIEDLERYAAESDLVIVAAGKGEIAGLFERDAMRSPYDAPQRALALAYVTGMAALPDRPGVSFNVIPGVGEYFTMPSLTTSGPCDIMFFEGIPGGPLDCFDGLTPHEQLAKFQELLRTYVPWEAERCTDVTLTDGNGTLAGRFAPTVRKPVATLPSGAQVLGLADVVVLNDPITGQGSNNASKCAASYLSTILDHGERPYDAAFMELAFGRFWDTAEAATTWTNAMLGAPPQHVLELFGAASANSRIAARFVNGFDDPRDLFRWFMDPVAAKNYLTEVGA, encoded by the coding sequence ATGCGCAAGATCACCATCGTCGGAGCCGGCCAGGCAGGTCTCCAGCTCGGCATCGGCCTGATCGACCACGGTTTTGACGTCACCATCGTGTCCAACCGCACCGGAGACCAGATCCGCGAGGGGCGGGTCATGTCGAGCCAGGCCATGTTCGGCACCGCGCTCGCCCACGAGCGCAACCTCGGCCTCGACTTCTGGGGCGACGCCTGCCCGTCGATTGCCGGTCTCGGCGCGAGCATCGCCGACGGCCAGGGCGGCCGGGCGCTCTCCTTCGACGCCCGCCTCGATGCCACCGCCCGCTCCATCGACCAGCGCGTCAAAATGCCACTCTGGATGGGTGAGTTCGCGCGCCGCGGCGGCCGTCTGGAACTCTGCGAGGCCGGCATCGAGGACCTGGAGCGCTACGCCGCCGAGTCCGACCTGGTGATCGTCGCGGCCGGCAAGGGCGAGATCGCGGGGCTGTTCGAGCGGGACGCCATGCGTTCCCCGTACGACGCTCCGCAGCGCGCGCTGGCCCTGGCGTACGTCACCGGCATGGCAGCGCTGCCCGACCGCCCCGGCGTCAGCTTCAACGTCATCCCCGGTGTGGGTGAGTACTTCACCATGCCCAGCCTCACCACCAGCGGCCCCTGCGACATCATGTTCTTCGAGGGCATCCCGGGTGGCCCGCTCGACTGCTTCGACGGGCTCACCCCCCACGAGCAGCTGGCGAAGTTCCAGGAGCTGCTGCGGACGTACGTTCCGTGGGAGGCCGAGCGCTGCACCGATGTCACGCTCACCGACGGGAACGGCACCCTCGCGGGCCGCTTCGCGCCGACCGTCCGCAAGCCCGTCGCCACGCTGCCCTCCGGCGCGCAGGTGCTCGGCCTCGCCGACGTCGTCGTCCTCAACGACCCGATCACCGGCCAGGGGTCCAACAACGCCTCGAAGTGCGCGGCCTCCTACCTCTCCACCATCCTGGACCACGGCGAGCGCCCGTACGACGCCGCGTTCATGGAGCTGGCCTTCGGCCGCTTCTGGGACACCGCGGAGGCTGCCACGACCTGGACCAACGCGATGCTCGGCGCCCCGCCCCAGCACGTCCTGGAGCTCTTCGGCGCGGCGAGCGCCAACTCCCGTATCGC